From the Lathyrus oleraceus cultivar Zhongwan6 chromosome 4, CAAS_Psat_ZW6_1.0, whole genome shotgun sequence genome, one window contains:
- the LOC127135098 gene encoding putative cullin-like protein 2 isoform X1, whose protein sequence is MRNQKFISFEEGWETLLKGITKLHRFLEGLEPTFTLDEHIKLYSTVYELCIQEYIIPRDYARELYVKYRETCEEYIVSKVLPSLREKKDDILLRELLRRWSNYKVMTRRLSYIFEYLDQYIRRHGLTSLEEINFSSFNHGIDQKLAGEKIDHTFVINTLDFYIKFYKCTKKDKAELCQQDLSKKINLRSSDGTVFEIDYGVALMSKRFEDITETISVGDKVDDFSVHKVSSKILIMVVEYCKKRRSYYEQMNRDDRFVKVDPKTLLDLTACACYMKIESLEKLTWSKVYGLIKGKTPEEIAQIFGDVDDSNSKLLEENIQRIESLEM, encoded by the exons atgagaaatcagaagttTATTAGCTTTGAAGAAGGATGGGAGACATTGCTGAAGGGTATCACCAAGCTCCACAGATTTCTAGAAGGATTGGAGCCTACCTTCACTCTTGACGAACACATCAAGCTATATTC GACCGTCTACGAATTGTGCATCCAAGAGTACATCATACCTCGTGACTATGCCCGAGAACTATATGTCAAGTACAGGGAAACATGTGAAGAGTACATTGTATCAAAA GTTTTGCCATCTTTGCGAGAAAAGAAAGATGACATTTTGTTGAGAGAACTACTCAGAAGATGGTCAAATTACAAAGTTATGACCCGGCGCCTCTCATATATTTTTGAGTATCTTGACCAGTATATTCGAAGACATGGGCTTACTTCTCTTGAAGAAATCAACTTTTCATCCTTTAACCATGGG ATTGATCAGAAACTTGCAGGAGAGAAGATTGATCATACATTTGTTATTAATACATTGGATTTCTACATAAAGTTTTACAAATGCACAAAAAAGGACAAGGCAGAG TTATGTCAACAAGATTTATCAAAAAAAATCAACTTGAGAAGCTCTGACGGGACTGTGTTTGAAATTGACTATGGTGTGGCCCTTATGTCAAAAAGATTCGAGGACATTACTGAGACCATTTCTGTTGGTGATAAGGTTGATGACTTTTCTGTTCATAAAGTGAGCAGCAAAATATTGATAATGGTTGTTGAATACTGCAAGAAGCGCAGAAGCTATTATGAACAAATGAACAGGGATGATAGATTTGTCAAAGTTGACCCTAAAACGCTGCTTGATCTTACAGCATGTGCATGCTACATGAAAATCGAGAGCCTGGAGAAGCTGACATGGAGCAAAGTTTATGGCTTGATAAAAGGAAAGACACCAGAGGAAATTGCTCAGATTTTTGGGGATGTAGATGACTCAAACTCCAAGTTATTAGAAGAGAACATACAAAGAATAGAGTCTTTGGAGATGTAG
- the LOC127135098 gene encoding uncharacterized protein LOC127135098 isoform X2, translating into MRNQKFISFEEGWETLLKGITKLHRFLEGLEPTFTLDEHIKLYSTVYELCIQEYIIPRDYARELYVKYRETCEEYIVSKIDQKLAGEKIDHTFVINTLDFYIKFYKCTKKDKAELCQQDLSKKINLRSSDGTVFEIDYGVALMSKRFEDITETISVGDKVDDFSVHKVSSKILIMVVEYCKKRRSYYEQMNRDDRFVKVDPKTLLDLTACACYMKIESLEKLTWSKVYGLIKGKTPEEIAQIFGDVDDSNSKLLEENIQRIESLEM; encoded by the exons atgagaaatcagaagttTATTAGCTTTGAAGAAGGATGGGAGACATTGCTGAAGGGTATCACCAAGCTCCACAGATTTCTAGAAGGATTGGAGCCTACCTTCACTCTTGACGAACACATCAAGCTATATTC GACCGTCTACGAATTGTGCATCCAAGAGTACATCATACCTCGTGACTATGCCCGAGAACTATATGTCAAGTACAGGGAAACATGTGAAGAGTACATTGTATCAAAA ATTGATCAGAAACTTGCAGGAGAGAAGATTGATCATACATTTGTTATTAATACATTGGATTTCTACATAAAGTTTTACAAATGCACAAAAAAGGACAAGGCAGAG TTATGTCAACAAGATTTATCAAAAAAAATCAACTTGAGAAGCTCTGACGGGACTGTGTTTGAAATTGACTATGGTGTGGCCCTTATGTCAAAAAGATTCGAGGACATTACTGAGACCATTTCTGTTGGTGATAAGGTTGATGACTTTTCTGTTCATAAAGTGAGCAGCAAAATATTGATAATGGTTGTTGAATACTGCAAGAAGCGCAGAAGCTATTATGAACAAATGAACAGGGATGATAGATTTGTCAAAGTTGACCCTAAAACGCTGCTTGATCTTACAGCATGTGCATGCTACATGAAAATCGAGAGCCTGGAGAAGCTGACATGGAGCAAAGTTTATGGCTTGATAAAAGGAAAGACACCAGAGGAAATTGCTCAGATTTTTGGGGATGTAGATGACTCAAACTCCAAGTTATTAGAAGAGAACATACAAAGAATAGAGTCTTTGGAGATGTAG